One region of Pyramidobacter sp. YE332 genomic DNA includes:
- a CDS encoding IS30 family transposase, whose product MCPDFKEEVCPQLSVPPYVCNGCPNRHRCTLKKRIYSAKSANDSYEKTLHEAREGFNISDAELADIDSFFSPLIKQGQSLYHIIRNNRDTVPCSESTARRLLLSGILEARKIDLPRAVRFKKRKGKRNNMKVDKKCREGRTYNDFLSFSEKHPDMLITEIDSVVGTTGGKVLLTVILRNCNFMLAFLRDKNTAQSVEQIFTMLFTLLGRKRYKSMFQVLLADNGTEFSNPTAIEKGPDGERKSYMFYCNPQAPQEKTKVENNHTLIRRILPKGTTFDNLSQTDINLMMSHINSYGRKKFNGKSPAEIFINLYGEDVLHLLGLELIPPQDICLKRTLLAGK is encoded by the coding sequence ATGTGTCCTGACTTTAAGGAGGAGGTCTGCCCGCAGCTTTCGGTTCCTCCGTATGTCTGTAACGGCTGCCCCAACCGTCACCGCTGCACTTTAAAAAAACGGATCTATTCTGCTAAATCTGCAAATGACTCTTACGAGAAAACTTTGCATGAGGCTCGTGAAGGCTTCAATATCTCCGATGCCGAGCTTGCAGATATTGATTCTTTTTTCTCTCCTCTCATCAAACAGGGGCAGTCTCTCTATCATATTATCCGTAATAATCGAGATACTGTTCCCTGTTCTGAAAGTACCGCCAGACGGCTCCTGCTTTCGGGTATTTTAGAGGCACGGAAAATAGACTTGCCCCGAGCTGTCCGTTTTAAGAAGAGAAAGGGAAAAAGAAATAACATGAAGGTGGATAAAAAATGTCGTGAAGGCCGTACCTACAATGATTTTCTCTCTTTTTCGGAGAAACATCCGGACATGCTTATTACCGAAATCGACAGTGTCGTTGGCACCACAGGAGGAAAAGTTCTTCTGACTGTCATCTTAAGAAACTGCAACTTTATGCTGGCTTTTTTGAGAGATAAAAATACTGCTCAATCTGTTGAGCAGATTTTTACAATGCTCTTCACTCTTCTGGGCAGGAAACGCTATAAGTCCATGTTTCAGGTCCTTCTTGCTGACAACGGTACAGAGTTTTCCAATCCGACGGCTATCGAAAAAGGTCCGGACGGAGAAAGAAAATCATATATGTTCTATTGCAATCCACAAGCACCGCAGGAAAAAACGAAGGTTGAAAATAATCATACTCTCATTCGAAGGATCCTTCCCAAGGGAACAACTTTCGACAATTTATCCCAAACTGATATCAACCTGATGATGTCTCATATAAACTCATACGGGAGGAAAAAATTTAACGGAAAATCTCCTGCAGAGATCTTTATCAACCTGTATGGCGAGGATGTATTGCATTTACTCGGACTCGAACTTATTCCGCCACAGGATATCTGTTTAAAGCGGACTCTTCTCGCCGGTAAATAA
- a CDS encoding type III-B CRISPR module-associated protein Cmr5, which translates to MSEKDEVMLTNGQKMARAAFTAVKKVCAGGKYEDYKRFALSFPCLIHSCGLVQAATFADAKGQTKYLEGLQEVLQNVETGCSDDLVASAREADLKEYMRLSRRALEAAAWIKRCCESLDGAENGGPR; encoded by the coding sequence ATGAGTGAAAAAGATGAAGTTATGCTGACCAACGGGCAAAAAATGGCGCGGGCCGCTTTTACCGCCGTGAAAAAAGTTTGCGCAGGCGGGAAATATGAAGACTATAAACGCTTTGCCCTTTCGTTCCCGTGCTTGATCCACAGCTGCGGCCTCGTCCAGGCGGCGACGTTTGCCGACGCGAAGGGACAGACCAAGTACCTTGAAGGTTTGCAGGAAGTTTTGCAAAACGTCGAAACGGGATGTTCCGACGACTTGGTCGCGAGCGCCAGAGAAGCCGATTTGAAGGAGTACATGCGTCTGAGCCGCCGGGCATTGGAAGCTGCCGCCTGGATCAAACGCTGCTGCGAAAGCCTTGACGGCGCGGAAAACGGAGGCCCCCGATGA
- a CDS encoding DUF3798 domain-containing protein has protein sequence MRKYFAAALVLGAAWCSGTAFAAEPAKFHIGVCTGTVSQSEDELRGAEALIRKYGDVMHGGIVNHVTYPDNFMTEQETTISQIASFADDPLMRAVVVNQAIPGTTEAFRRIREKRPDILLFSGDPQEDPQVIDSVADLSTGNDMISRGYLNVVLAKRLGCKHYVHISFPRHMSYELLSRRRKIIEQTCRDIGVEFHFETAPDPTSDVGVAGAQQFILEKMPSWLDKYGKDTAFFCTNDAQSEPLLKCVLELGGYFIEGDSPLIGFPGALGLDLSDAAGDFDAILKRLEDTVVARGGKGRMGLWRYPLGFSTTKALGEFAIDCADRGVTHQKFRRYFTVSKVIGFFNEESGSSSWKGRCYADAQTGVEAKNHVLLLQDTYTLGVGPQRMTEVEIPEKYLQIH, from the coding sequence ATGAGAAAATATTTTGCAGCGGCGTTGGTTCTGGGAGCGGCTTGGTGCTCGGGAACGGCTTTTGCGGCGGAGCCGGCGAAGTTCCACATCGGCGTCTGCACGGGAACCGTTTCGCAGTCGGAAGACGAATTGCGCGGCGCCGAAGCGCTGATCAGAAAATACGGCGACGTGATGCACGGCGGCATCGTCAATCACGTGACCTATCCCGACAATTTCATGACGGAGCAGGAGACGACGATCTCACAGATCGCTTCTTTCGCCGACGATCCGCTGATGAGGGCCGTCGTCGTCAATCAGGCCATTCCGGGCACGACGGAAGCGTTCCGGCGCATCCGCGAAAAGCGGCCGGATATTCTGCTGTTCAGCGGCGACCCGCAGGAGGATCCTCAGGTGATCGACAGCGTCGCCGATCTGTCTACGGGCAACGACATGATTTCGCGCGGCTATCTGAACGTGGTTCTCGCCAAGCGGCTGGGGTGCAAGCATTACGTGCATATCTCCTTCCCGCGTCATATGAGTTACGAGCTGCTTTCGCGCCGTCGTAAGATCATCGAGCAGACCTGCAGGGACATCGGCGTCGAGTTCCATTTCGAAACCGCTCCCGATCCTACCAGCGACGTGGGCGTGGCGGGCGCGCAGCAGTTCATTCTCGAAAAGATGCCCAGCTGGCTCGACAAATACGGCAAGGATACGGCGTTTTTCTGCACAAACGACGCGCAGTCGGAGCCGTTGCTCAAGTGCGTTCTCGAGCTCGGCGGCTATTTCATCGAGGGCGATTCGCCCCTGATCGGTTTTCCCGGCGCGCTGGGGCTCGACCTGTCCGACGCGGCGGGGGATTTCGACGCGATCCTGAAGCGCCTCGAGGATACTGTGGTGGCGCGCGGCGGAAAGGGCCGCATGGGATTGTGGCGCTATCCACTCGGCTTTTCCACGACGAAGGCGCTGGGCGAATTCGCGATCGACTGCGCCGATCGGGGCGTCACGCATCAGAAGTTCCGGCGTTACTTCACCGTTTCGAAAGTGATCGGTTTCTTCAACGAGGAATCGGGGAGCTCGTCATGGAAAGGGCGCTGCTATGCCGACGCCCAGACGGGCGTGGAGGCGAAAAATCACGTGCTGCTCCTTCAGGACACCTACACGCTTGGCGTCGGGCCGCAGCGCATGACCGAAGTCGAGATTCCCGAAAAATATCTGCAGATCCACTAG
- the cmr6 gene encoding type III-B CRISPR module RAMP protein Cmr6 yields the protein MNSCRKALDCLCKDDGASNASLVMERFLAEIEDASKDARGGDSAIMARTRLYEQMKKALKCAKDVYETSYRRRENAFKAAGAMLLEFRTTAPLAVGLGGKNVLENGLSLEHTYGVPIIPASSLKGVLAAYCAEALKNAAPGGEAAAAWLENSKVIFGSAAADGASAKGYVRFHDAWITPESLENCLHDDVVTCHHSGYYSKQEPAVPSDFDDPVPVSFVSVRGTFLVGCDCEEPDAGRKKDLLAGIEKLFEHVLGERGVGAKRSSGYGRLNRQQSAQEASRETLREMARKGGMRYIEGDIVEAMCCGSRKVKGKIKPRYKLVDEDSAQNVSFSPGIPHAREGETFRAEVIACDLEKKIYTLKLIEEP from the coding sequence ATGAACAGTTGCCGAAAAGCGCTTGATTGCTTGTGCAAGGATGACGGCGCTTCAAATGCTTCGCTGGTCATGGAGCGTTTTCTGGCAGAAATAGAAGACGCGAGCAAAGATGCCCGCGGCGGGGATAGCGCGATCATGGCTCGTACGAGGCTTTACGAGCAGATGAAAAAGGCGCTGAAATGTGCGAAAGACGTTTATGAAACGTCCTATCGGCGGCGTGAAAACGCCTTTAAGGCCGCTGGAGCTATGCTGCTCGAGTTCCGCACGACGGCGCCTCTGGCCGTCGGCCTGGGCGGAAAAAACGTGTTGGAAAACGGACTTTCCCTGGAACACACGTATGGCGTTCCCATCATTCCCGCCAGCTCTCTGAAGGGCGTTCTTGCCGCTTACTGCGCCGAGGCGCTGAAAAACGCTGCGCCCGGCGGGGAGGCCGCCGCCGCGTGGCTCGAAAACAGCAAAGTTATCTTCGGAAGCGCCGCCGCGGACGGAGCGTCGGCGAAGGGATACGTGCGCTTTCACGACGCCTGGATCACCCCCGAGAGCCTTGAAAACTGTCTTCACGACGACGTCGTCACGTGCCATCACAGCGGCTATTACAGCAAGCAAGAGCCTGCTGTCCCCAGCGATTTTGACGACCCCGTTCCCGTCAGCTTCGTTTCCGTCAGAGGTACGTTTCTGGTCGGTTGCGACTGCGAAGAACCCGACGCCGGCAGGAAAAAAGACCTTCTGGCGGGAATCGAGAAACTGTTCGAGCATGTCTTGGGCGAACGCGGCGTTGGCGCGAAGCGCAGTTCCGGATACGGACGGCTGAACCGTCAGCAGTCAGCGCAGGAAGCAAGCCGGGAGACTCTGCGGGAAATGGCCCGAAAGGGCGGCATGAGGTATATCGAGGGCGACATCGTTGAAGCAATGTGCTGCGGTTCCCGTAAAGTCAAAGGGAAGATTAAGCCTCGATATAAACTTGTCGACGAAGACAGCGCGCAGAACGTCAGCTTTTCTCCGGGAATTCCCCACGCTCGTGAGGGGGAAACTTTTCGGGCTGAAGTCATCGCGTGTGATCTCGAAAAAAAGATTTACACCCTGAAGCTCATCGAAGAACCATAA
- a CDS encoding DUF4236 domain-containing protein, with the protein MGLRFKKSIKILPGISINISKTGVSATIGPKGKSINVGTNGIFGNLGLGKGVSYRKKLGDVMPKNAGTAGFKRVLKIVMLIVIAVYLIWQYAGPFLGGFLGGAK; encoded by the coding sequence ATGGGGTTGCGCTTTAAAAAGAGCATCAAAATTCTGCCCGGCATCAGCATCAACATCAGCAAAACCGGCGTCAGCGCCACGATCGGGCCGAAGGGGAAGAGCATCAACGTCGGCACGAACGGCATCTTCGGAAATCTCGGCCTGGGCAAGGGCGTTTCTTATCGCAAGAAGTTGGGCGACGTGATGCCCAAGAACGCGGGAACCGCCGGTTTCAAGCGGGTTCTCAAGATCGTCATGCTGATCGTGATCGCGGTTTATCTGATCTGGCAGTATGCGGGGCCGTTCCTCGGTGGATTTTTGGGCGGCGCGAAATGA
- the cmr4 gene encoding type III-B CRISPR module RAMP protein Cmr4 codes for MGEKTFVEKSYWLHALSPIHIGAGRGLGYIDLPVVREKVTNWPYIPGSSVKGVIAAHHNVSNNSEKREGDARIAFGATGDDCSNSGSLVFTDAHILCLPVRSFYGTFAWITSPFCLERCARDVKERSAPPVILPDEFQAFTAQDTALTKEPGGKMYLEELDLASAFNENAENWAEKIAQTLFGDDEGWKKTFKARFAVVHDDIFTFLCEAGTEVTPHIKVDQETGAAADGALWYEETLPVETLLVGRVWCDKIYGAPEDETPTSGELLKQFCGSELSLQLGGKATTGKGHVRCLFKDIEKAGELHE; via the coding sequence ATGGGAGAAAAAACTTTCGTTGAAAAAAGTTATTGGCTTCATGCGCTCAGCCCGATTCATATCGGCGCGGGACGCGGACTTGGCTATATCGATCTGCCGGTCGTGCGCGAGAAGGTGACCAACTGGCCCTATATCCCCGGCAGCAGCGTCAAAGGCGTGATTGCCGCCCATCACAACGTTTCCAACAATTCGGAAAAACGAGAAGGCGATGCCAGGATCGCTTTCGGCGCGACGGGCGATGATTGCAGCAATTCCGGTTCGCTCGTCTTCACTGACGCGCATATCCTCTGCCTGCCCGTGCGCAGCTTTTACGGCACCTTCGCCTGGATAACGTCGCCCTTCTGCCTGGAGCGCTGTGCCCGCGACGTCAAAGAGCGCTCCGCGCCGCCCGTGATTCTTCCTGACGAATTTCAGGCTTTTACGGCTCAAGACACGGCGCTTACCAAAGAGCCGGGCGGGAAGATGTATCTTGAAGAGCTTGACCTTGCCTCGGCTTTTAACGAAAACGCCGAAAACTGGGCGGAAAAAATCGCCCAGACACTGTTCGGCGATGACGAAGGCTGGAAAAAAACTTTTAAAGCGCGCTTCGCCGTCGTCCACGACGACATCTTTACCTTCCTGTGCGAAGCCGGGACGGAAGTGACGCCGCACATCAAGGTCGACCAGGAAACCGGCGCGGCTGCCGACGGGGCGCTGTGGTATGAGGAAACGCTGCCGGTCGAGACGCTCCTTGTCGGCCGGGTCTGGTGCGATAAAATTTACGGCGCGCCGGAGGACGAAACGCCCACGAGCGGGGAGCTTTTAAAGCAATTCTGCGGTTCCGAGCTCTCCCTGCAGCTGGGCGGCAAAGCGACTACCGGCAAGGGGCACGTCCGCTGCCTGTTCAAGGACATCGAAAAGGCCGGTGAGCTTCATGAGTGA
- the cmr1 gene encoding type III-B CRISPR module RAMP protein Cmr1, protein MAEKLGGALRLGALPARECKVYACSVITPMFGGGAKAGEVGREFPVRAPSIRGQLRFWWRLLHGVRGLRGNALKEKECALWGGVFAASSDGDKAALQHTSRVGVFIKEGAGQSVVLKPVKDAQYALFPFRDKSGVLPEFNFDLGVVCEPQLCSELKEQLERSLRAWANFGGVGARTRRGCGAVFCPELAFENEEEARALAVSCGLRVWTKECDSKQSIVAWKEAVGCLREFRQGKDVGRNGTRGRSRWPEADTIRKLTGQRDPRHEAVYPPDHPYGFPRAVFGMPIGFRFKTSGDPKSCQQLLPVGAQRMSSPVILRPLRLKDGRVLSMAVFLPEPDLSCGLRLSGNKLGGRLNKLDKECSDYQGAKFANYKGSPMENRSSTGNALEAFRAYLREKGFKEVTGK, encoded by the coding sequence ATGGCGGAAAAACTTGGCGGAGCGCTTCGATTGGGGGCCTTGCCCGCGCGGGAATGCAAGGTTTACGCGTGCAGCGTCATCACGCCCATGTTCGGCGGCGGCGCCAAGGCCGGAGAGGTTGGCAGAGAATTTCCCGTGCGGGCGCCTTCCATACGGGGGCAGCTGCGCTTTTGGTGGCGGTTGCTGCACGGCGTTCGCGGCCTGCGGGGCAACGCGTTGAAAGAAAAGGAATGCGCGCTCTGGGGCGGAGTGTTCGCGGCGTCATCCGACGGGGACAAAGCCGCTTTGCAGCATACCAGCCGCGTCGGAGTGTTCATAAAAGAGGGGGCAGGCCAGTCTGTCGTATTGAAACCGGTGAAGGACGCTCAGTACGCCCTCTTCCCGTTTAGGGATAAATCAGGAGTCCTTCCCGAGTTTAATTTTGATCTGGGCGTCGTCTGCGAGCCGCAGCTGTGCTCCGAGCTCAAGGAACAGTTGGAACGCAGTCTGCGCGCCTGGGCCAATTTCGGCGGCGTCGGCGCGCGCACGCGGCGTGGCTGCGGGGCGGTTTTCTGCCCTGAACTGGCTTTTGAGAACGAAGAAGAAGCGCGCGCTTTGGCCGTCTCGTGCGGACTGCGCGTGTGGACGAAAGAGTGCGACTCCAAGCAAAGCATTGTCGCTTGGAAGGAGGCTGTCGGGTGTTTGCGCGAGTTTAGGCAGGGAAAAGACGTAGGGCGAAACGGGACACGCGGCCGCTCGCGCTGGCCCGAGGCGGACACGATCCGTAAGCTGACGGGCCAGCGCGATCCCAGACATGAGGCTGTTTATCCACCGGATCATCCGTACGGTTTCCCCCGCGCGGTCTTCGGCATGCCGATCGGCTTTAGATTTAAGACGTCGGGCGATCCGAAGTCGTGCCAGCAGCTGCTCCCTGTCGGTGCGCAGCGCATGAGCAGCCCGGTGATTCTGCGTCCGCTGCGCTTGAAGGATGGCCGTGTTCTGAGCATGGCTGTCTTTCTGCCCGAACCGGATCTTTCCTGTGGTCTGAGGTTGAGCGGAAACAAACTTGGGGGAAGACTGAATAAACTGGATAAAGAATGCAGCGACTACCAGGGGGCAAAGTTCGCGAATTACAAGGGTTCTCCGATGGAAAATCGTTCCAGCACCGGCAACGCGTTGGAGGCGTTCCGCGCCTATTTAAGAGAAAAAGGTTTTAAGGAGGTGACGGGGAAGTGA
- the cas10 gene encoding type III-B CRISPR-associated protein Cas10/Cmr2, protein MSERNYLLQIAIGPVQDFIAAARRTHDLWMGSRMLSELSKAVACCVRDLGGSLIFPDAVQDSSLSDGIANVILAKVTAADAEELGRIKNEAKKAAEARLAEYGREALDTPLGKEGGKVGDLVVMERWNGQLDDIIEFYCVWTPLDGRPYDEARRTAAKLLAARKNIRDFSPSPCADRVAKSSLDGLRESVFKDGKSLSDAQQRAMTRTLRLKRNEALDAIGVIKRISDAKNFPPVSRVAVDPWVRGVFAAAGKMKEADRKTILEACEELNLCGVLSAVGADFYEKFPYGGEALMRGRYAGMKKDAENEGKDVAERVAEQCRKIVGVLSKLKPCDRPCEPYLAVLSADGDRMGAILDNMKDAESHRCFSKKLADFACRARNVIKGHYGVTVYTGGDDVLAFLPLDTALDCARELRSEFGIS, encoded by the coding sequence GTGAGCGAACGGAACTATTTACTGCAGATCGCCATCGGCCCCGTGCAGGATTTTATCGCCGCCGCGCGCCGCACGCACGACCTCTGGATGGGGTCGCGGATGCTTTCCGAGCTGAGCAAGGCCGTGGCCTGCTGCGTGAGGGATCTGGGCGGATCTCTGATTTTTCCCGACGCTGTGCAAGACTCGTCCTTGTCGGACGGCATCGCCAACGTGATCCTTGCCAAAGTGACTGCCGCCGACGCCGAGGAACTGGGGCGCATCAAAAACGAGGCAAAGAAGGCCGCGGAGGCGCGGCTGGCTGAGTACGGGCGCGAAGCGCTCGACACGCCGCTTGGCAAAGAGGGCGGAAAAGTCGGAGATCTCGTCGTCATGGAGCGCTGGAACGGGCAGCTGGACGATATTATCGAATTTTACTGCGTCTGGACGCCTCTCGACGGACGTCCGTACGACGAAGCACGCAGAACCGCGGCCAAACTTCTGGCCGCGCGCAAGAACATCCGTGACTTTAGCCCTTCCCCGTGCGCGGATCGCGTGGCCAAAAGCTCGCTGGACGGACTGCGCGAGAGCGTGTTCAAAGATGGCAAGAGTCTTTCCGACGCGCAGCAGCGCGCCATGACCCGCACGCTGCGCCTCAAGCGGAACGAGGCGCTCGACGCCATCGGCGTGATCAAGCGCATCTCCGACGCGAAGAATTTTCCTCCTGTTTCCCGCGTTGCCGTCGATCCCTGGGTGCGCGGCGTGTTTGCCGCGGCTGGCAAGATGAAAGAAGCGGACCGCAAGACGATCCTCGAGGCATGCGAGGAACTGAATTTGTGCGGCGTTCTCTCCGCGGTGGGGGCGGATTTTTACGAGAAATTCCCTTACGGCGGCGAAGCGCTGATGCGCGGACGCTATGCCGGCATGAAAAAGGATGCCGAAAACGAAGGGAAGGACGTAGCTGAGAGAGTTGCGGAGCAGTGCCGTAAAATTGTCGGCGTGCTGTCGAAACTGAAGCCCTGCGACCGCCCCTGCGAGCCGTATCTTGCCGTGCTCAGCGCCGACGGAGACCGCATGGGAGCGATTCTGGACAACATGAAAGACGCCGAATCGCACCGTTGCTTTTCAAAAAAGCTTGCCGATTTTGCCTGTCGGGCCAGAAACGTCATCAAGGGACATTACGGCGTTACCGTTTACACCGGAGGAGATGACGTGCTTGCCTTCCTGCCGTTGGATACCGCTCTTGACTGCGCCAGGGAACTGCGGTCCGAATTCGGCATATCATGA
- a CDS encoding type III-B CRISPR module-associated Cmr3 family protein, with product MKYRMIPIEPLIARDARTFGSGGGGARVRSLDWLTQTVAAGSVRTALWKLTGETPSYLRSIAVRGPFPEIGGKFYFPRPLDFVQTQEGKPYQLLPAELEDEQSADMPLEGLLLPSPDTEENFKPQKRGGYWSLDLYARWLCEGKRGLTERYGRDGRVDFGDDWLDDIPKDERTHVSIAPETGAAGDGKIFSSTGLDFVHRTAERTYASIAAALEIDERAARLLGDFTAPVGGMRRLADFRQTDDDAAWRCPPCLDCLRGGDRIRMILATPALFANGWYPGWIGGDKTPPREGILPGTDVRVRLVSAVVGRWQPLSGWCHEKGRTGPKPMRRMVPAGSVYFFEVVAGNFVPDRVWLRSVCDEPQDRLDGFGLALWGGWREHK from the coding sequence ATGAAATACCGGATGATTCCCATCGAGCCGCTGATTGCTCGCGATGCGCGCACCTTCGGCTCCGGAGGCGGCGGCGCGCGCGTCCGTTCCCTTGACTGGCTGACGCAGACGGTGGCCGCCGGTTCCGTGCGCACCGCGCTCTGGAAGCTGACCGGGGAGACTCCGTCATATCTGCGCTCGATCGCTGTGCGCGGTCCGTTTCCCGAGATCGGTGGCAAATTTTATTTTCCCCGGCCTCTGGATTTCGTCCAGACTCAGGAAGGCAAGCCGTACCAGCTCCTTCCTGCGGAGTTAGAAGACGAGCAGTCTGCGGACATGCCGCTTGAAGGGCTTTTGCTGCCGTCGCCCGATACCGAGGAAAACTTCAAGCCCCAAAAACGGGGCGGATACTGGTCGCTGGATCTTTACGCCCGCTGGCTGTGCGAGGGAAAAAGAGGACTGACGGAGCGCTACGGGCGCGACGGGCGCGTTGATTTCGGCGACGACTGGCTCGACGACATTCCCAAGGACGAACGTACTCACGTCAGCATCGCGCCGGAAACGGGCGCTGCCGGCGACGGGAAGATCTTTTCTTCCACGGGACTCGATTTCGTGCACCGGACGGCGGAGAGAACATACGCCTCCATTGCGGCGGCACTGGAGATCGACGAACGAGCGGCCCGCTTGCTTGGAGATTTTACCGCTCCCGTCGGCGGGATGCGTCGTCTTGCCGATTTTCGGCAGACAGATGACGACGCGGCATGGCGCTGCCCCCCCTGCCTGGACTGTCTGCGCGGTGGTGACCGGATCCGCATGATCTTGGCGACGCCGGCGCTGTTTGCGAACGGCTGGTATCCCGGCTGGATCGGCGGGGATAAGACCCCGCCTCGCGAAGGAATTTTGCCTGGTACGGATGTGCGGGTGCGGCTGGTATCCGCCGTTGTCGGTCGCTGGCAGCCTCTTTCCGGCTGGTGTCACGAAAAGGGCAGAACCGGCCCCAAGCCCATGCGGCGCATGGTCCCGGCCGGCAGCGTCTATTTTTTCGAAGTTGTTGCGGGGAACTTTGTCCCTGATCGGGTCTGGCTCCGTTCCGTCTGCGACGAGCCGCAGGATCGGCTCGACGGATTCGGCCTGGCGTTGTGGGGCGGCTGGCGAGAACATAAATAG
- a CDS encoding TOBE domain-containing protein encodes MKYGVRNDLMATVQAVKKGEIMSQIECTLDAAGKLSSVLTSDSVAELDLNPGDRVHLLIKAIHVIPAKD; translated from the coding sequence ATGAAATACGGCGTTCGCAACGACCTGATGGCGACGGTCCAGGCGGTGAAGAAGGGCGAGATTATGTCGCAGATCGAATGCACCCTTGATGCCGCAGGCAAACTCAGTTCCGTGCTGACAAGTGATTCAGTGGCCGAGCTGGATCTGAATCCCGGCGACAGGGTGCATTTGTTGATCAAGGCGATTCACGTGATTCCCGCCAAGGATTGA
- a CDS encoding IS1634 family transposase, which translates to MALVKQLDKRSGITYVYESVSYWDKEKKQGRSKRRLVGRLDLQTGEVVATDGRGKRRSTQAADPPAKQGAVPVSTPDRLFFGATYLFDQIGEVTGVTEDLKACFPGQYKQLLSIAYYLILEDQNPLFRFKKWGKLHRHPYGKDIPSQRSSELFQSITEEGKMKFFRLQGKRRVEKEYWAYDSTSISSYSEALREVRYGNNKDGEKLPQVNLALLFGEKSGLPFYYRKLAGNIPDVKTIRELLRELDILGYSKVKLVMDRGYYSADNINALYKAHVKFLCGISTALSFAKDFIRELGSQKDRYAAYNSRLELYVFSKTIAWDYEQERPYKGDVLSGKRRMYLHLYFNPDKLADDGKALNRRLDSLKEELLSGHRKPEHEKDYRKYFKVKETPKRGIALDYKQEAMDAACERYGFFALISNEVKDPVTAIQLYRMRDVVEKAFWNVKERLNLRRTLVSSERALEGKFFVEFLSLIYLSYLKKKMEENGLYADYTMHELLDELDVIECFTEPGKALYQEKCS; encoded by the coding sequence ATGGCTTTGGTGAAGCAGCTAGATAAAAGAAGCGGGATCACGTATGTTTACGAATCGGTATCGTATTGGGACAAGGAGAAGAAGCAAGGGCGCTCCAAGCGAAGGTTGGTAGGCAGATTAGATCTCCAAACGGGTGAAGTCGTAGCGACAGATGGTCGTGGGAAACGTCGCAGCACACAGGCAGCGGATCCTCCTGCCAAGCAAGGGGCGGTTCCCGTGTCGACACCCGATCGACTCTTCTTCGGAGCGACCTACCTGTTTGACCAGATCGGGGAAGTGACCGGAGTGACGGAAGATCTCAAGGCCTGCTTCCCCGGGCAGTACAAGCAACTCCTCTCCATCGCCTACTACCTTATCCTGGAAGACCAGAATCCGCTCTTTCGTTTTAAGAAGTGGGGCAAGCTCCACCGCCATCCTTACGGCAAGGATATCCCTTCCCAGCGGAGTTCTGAATTATTCCAGTCCATAACGGAAGAAGGCAAGATGAAGTTCTTCCGTCTCCAAGGGAAAAGGCGTGTGGAAAAAGAGTACTGGGCTTATGACAGCACCTCTATTTCCAGCTATTCCGAAGCCCTGAGAGAAGTCCGGTACGGGAACAACAAGGACGGTGAGAAACTGCCGCAGGTGAATCTGGCTCTACTGTTTGGCGAAAAGTCCGGCTTGCCCTTCTATTACCGGAAACTGGCCGGAAACATTCCGGATGTGAAGACCATTCGCGAGCTGCTGAGGGAACTGGACATTCTTGGTTACTCCAAGGTGAAGCTCGTCATGGACAGGGGGTATTACAGTGCGGACAACATTAATGCCTTATACAAAGCGCATGTGAAATTTTTGTGTGGAATCTCAACCGCTCTGAGCTTTGCCAAAGATTTCATCCGTGAGCTTGGATCCCAAAAGGACCGTTACGCCGCCTACAACAGCAGGCTGGAACTGTATGTGTTCAGCAAGACGATCGCCTGGGACTACGAACAGGAAAGGCCGTATAAGGGAGATGTTCTGAGCGGAAAGAGAAGAATGTATCTGCACCTGTACTTCAATCCCGACAAACTGGCGGATGACGGCAAAGCTTTGAACCGCAGGTTGGACAGCCTCAAGGAGGAACTGCTGAGCGGTCACCGAAAACCGGAACACGAAAAGGACTACCGAAAATATTTCAAGGTGAAAGAAACTCCCAAACGCGGCATTGCGCTTGACTATAAGCAAGAAGCGATGGACGCGGCCTGCGAGCGCTACGGTTTCTTCGCCCTCATTAGCAACGAAGTCAAAGATCCCGTAACAGCCATCCAGCTTTACCGGATGCGCGACGTGGTCGAAAAGGCATTCTGGAACGTGAAAGAACGATTGAATCTGCGAAGAACCCTGGTTTCTTCCGAAAGAGCGCTTGAAGGCAAGTTTTTTGTCGAGTTTCTCTCACTTATTTACCTTTCCTACCTCAAGAAAAAAATGGAAGAAAACGGACTATATGCAGATTACACCATGCACGAGTTACTCGACGAACTGGATGTCATTGAGTGCTTTACAGAGCCCGGGAAGGCCCTATACCAGGAGAAGTGCTCATGA